From Pogoniulus pusillus isolate bPogPus1 chromosome 17, bPogPus1.pri, whole genome shotgun sequence, the proteins below share one genomic window:
- the CLN6 gene encoding ceroid-lipofuscinosis neuronal protein 6, translated as MQGTARRRPFPVVAPGAPQPAGTLYPGRHGAVKNEDTFKTSPFHLDLWFYFTLQNWVLDFGRPIAMIILPLEWFPLNKPSAGDYFHMAYNVITPFLLLKLIERSPKTLPRSMIYVSIIMFVMGASIHLVGDSVNHRLIFSGYQHHLSVRENPIIKNLKPETLIDSFELLYYYDEYLGHSMWYIPFFLILFIYFTGCFTPVEEESRMPVAALLLMGPSSLYYWYLVTEGQIFILYIFTFFAMMALVMHQKRKGLVLDSNGLFLFYSFIITLVLIALWVVWLWNDKILRKKYPGVIYIPEPWAFYTLHMSNLHAAKESF; from the exons ATGCAGGGTACGGCGCGGCGGCGGCCGTTCCCGGTGGTGGCCCCGGGTGCCCCCCAGCCCGCCGGGACGCTCTACCCGGGCAG GCATGGAGCGGTCAAGAACGAGGACACCTTCAAGACCTCCCCCTTCCATTTGGATCTGTGGTTCTACTTCACCCTGCAGAACTGGGTGCTGGACTTTGGACGTCCCATTGCGATG atcATCCTCCCTTTGGAGTGGTTCCCTCTGAACAAACCGAGTGCTGGAGACTATTTCCACATGGCTTACAACGTTATCACACCGTTTCTTCTGCTAAAG CTCATTGAGAGATCCCCCAAGACCTTACCAAGATCAATGATCTATGTCAGCATCATCATGTTTGTCATGGGAGCCAGCATCCACCTGGTGGGAGACTCGGTGAACCACCGCCTGATTTTCAGTGGCTATCAGCACCACCTGTCTGTAAGAGAGAATCCCATCATCAAGAACCTGAAGCCAGAGACCCTG ATTGATTCCTTTGAGCTCCTCTACTACTACGATGAATATTTAGGTCACTCCATGTG GTatatccctttcttcctgatacTCTTTATCTATTTCACTGGCTGCTTCACCCCCGTTGAAGAGGAgagcaggatgccagtggctgccTTGCTTCTGATGGGGCCCAGCAGCCTTTATTACTG GTATCTGGTGACAGAGGGTCAGATCTTCATCCTCTACATCTTCACTTTCTTTGCTATGATGGCTCTAGTGATGCACCAGAAACGCAAAGGGCTCGTCCTGGACAGCAATGGGTTGTTTCTCTTCTACTCCTTCATCATCACGTTGGTCCTCATCGCTCTCTGGGTGGTTTGGCTATGGAATGACAAAATCCTCAGGAAGAAGTACCCTGGTGTCATCTATATCCCTGAGCCCTGGGCATTTTACACCCTGCACATGAGCAACCTCCACGCAGCAAAGGAAAGTTTCTAA